Genomic window (Musa acuminata AAA Group cultivar baxijiao chromosome BXJ1-9, Cavendish_Baxijiao_AAA, whole genome shotgun sequence):
CTGTGAGGGTCAGTTACCTTAGCAGAAATGTTAATGTAATTGCCCACAATCTGGCAAATTTTGGTAGGGAATCTATGGTATCTCAATCTTGGGGAGATGATTTTGATAGTTTTTTGGCCTCTGTAACTGATGGGCACCATTATTTAGTAATGGAATagagttttcttcttttttttcaaaaaaaagaagAGACCTTATTTCCACAAGGACATGAGTGCTTTATATCTTGCATCAATTAAATAATTTGGCAAACCAAGATTGTAATTTATATGAAGCCTGAGATAAATTATGATACATGTATTATGTAGAAATTGTCATGTTCTGGAATAAACAAGTTTGCTGATGGATTAGGCTATCCAATGCCATCTCTGtagattttttttgttatcaAGTTTTTGTAGCTTAACGAGAAGTCTAAAAAGAGATCTTTGATGAAGCAACTGGGTCTGATATATTTCTTACTATAATTTTGTTACTGTTCGTATCTAGAAAGTGAACATAAAATTTCTGTTCTTACATGAAGCTTGTGATTAGATAAACTCTTCAGAATTATGCGATGGTTGAaactttctcttgatttctaTAGCAGCACCATATGGCAAAATTCATGAACTGGCTAAAAGAACTGATATGTAGGCTCTGCATAAGATAATGACCATATTTGGAGAAAGAATATTTTATATACAAATTGTCAGTATGAAATGGATTTTTCCTCCAAAGTAGGTTAAACCTATATATTTTTAAGACCCAGTTCCAGCAAGCAGGGTCTTAATGGCATTGAATTTCTCTGCCAAATTATGTATGCTTTTTTGATCTGTTCAAAGATCCTTGGATTCATTGTCAGAATTATGTAggtcaagaagttttgttacccaactAGAATGTTCCTCAGGTGGTTGGATCTGGAGCTGAAGCTTGTAGCTGATGTTGGAATTGTGGGTGCTCCAAATGCTGGAAAAAGCACTCTCTTAAGTGCTATTAGCGCTGCTCAGCCAACCATCGCCAATTATCCCTTTACAACTTTGCTTCCTAATCTGGGAGTAGTTTCATTAGATTTTGATGCCACGATGGTGGTTGCAGATCTACCAGGTTTGCTTGAAGGTGCTCACAGGGGATTTGGCTTAGGTCATGAGTTCCTAAGACATGCTGAAAGATGTTCTGTCTTGGTAAAATGCTTAATCAGTGTTTAGCTAGTTACTTTCATTTGTCTTTCAGACTTAATGGTAGATGGTATCTAGTTGATTTCATATTGATGTGTTGTTgggttgtttcttcttttcccGGAGAAAGTTCTGGCACAGTATGCATAGTTTATGCAAGCAATAATTCTTTTGGAATTTATTCAGAATTTGCATAATTAGTGATAGTACTGAAATGATCTTCAGCAAGATTAGTGGGCGCCGTTGTGTTTCTCATTCTAAACTTGCAATTTTTAGGGTTTCTAACATTCAGTACCTATTGATACCTTTTCTTCCTGATTATTTTGCACGTTGATGATCCTTGTTCCTCATTTCTTGTATCTGCTGACTCGGGCATCCGTCTTCTTCAATATGAATTTTCACTTGAGTATGATGCACATCATAAAAGTTTTAGCAAACATAATTTGTTCTTCAATGTTATACTTCAATCATCATCAACTATTCAAGTTTCCATAGAGGTCATTTTGACGGATATGAAATGTGTTTTAATGTTCAAGCCAGAGACAATATCCCTTTGTCATATTTATGGTTATTAATTGATTTGAAGCACAAGTAATAGTCATAGCTCATGTTTCTTTAGTTCTTGAACGTTTTGCTGATGAGCTTACATTATTCTAACATCTTTCCATGAATTCTTCTGGTCAACCCTACGTGCTGCAGTTTAAGCCACTAGATCTTTGTTATTCTTTTGTCTTCCTCCAATctacttttcttcttccttcctcttgatTATCAGTTAGTCTGTTGTGTAGTTTCGGCATCTATATGTTAAATTTCAGCTGTAGATGACTGGTTTTGACATCAGCCATAAGTAGAATGTAGACTCAAAGATCATTTGACACTTTCTATTATCTCAAAACTGCAGTAGGTTTCATGCAATAACTATCAAAGGTATAAGTTTTTGATATGAATTGATAGTGCAGCATGGAAATGCATACATCAAGATGTGAATGTTGGTGTTTGGTGGGTTCCATGTTTGAATTCTATACTTCCTACGATAATGAATCCCCTAGGTTTTATCCTATCTTCTGAAAATTTACAAGGCTTTTGTGACTATTCTTTCTTTGGTAACCTTGGcaccttattttaaaatttttcatactcaATATATTATCAAATACATTAAATTTTAACAAGTTTCTTTTATAGCAAGACTGGTTAAATCTTTTGAATTAGTTCTAATGGTTAATTTTGGGTGCTTCATTTAAATGCCTACTCATAAACGAATTCATATGCTGAACTTTGTTGTGATACTTATTGTTCATTTTCATGGGCCATCTGGTTTGCTGCTTAAATGATAATAAtttgtaaaaataattttctattcaGCTGTAGGATTTCCTAATTAATCTTAATTGTGcagatgagttacttctagtattAGTTATTGTTACAATTAACATTTTTGACTAATAAAACTTCTCTTGTGATATGGATCCTCAGGTGCATGTTGTTGATGGTTCAGGGCTGCAGCCAGAGTATGAATTTGATGCAGTTAGATTGGAACTGGAATTATTTAGCCCAGGGCTCGCAGAGAAGCCGTATATTGTTGTATATAACAAAATGGACCTTCCAGAAGCATATGAGAGCTGGGATTCATTCGAGGAACATCTGCAAGCTCGTGGAATCCAGCCTTTCTGTAGTAGTGCAATGAATAGACAGGGGACACATGATATTGTGGTTGCTGCCTATGAACTTTTAAGGGAAGAAAGGAAATCAAAAAGGGAATCTGAAGGTAactaatttattattcttttcttttcctgtttTTATGGTGTAATCATAGCATTTTTTCTGTCCAATGACTAGGTACTGATGTATTTTTCTGTCTTAATAAGCCTAAATTCCAATTATGTGTGGTCATCCTAAACTAATTTGGTGTGAAGCTGGTTCTTGAAAACAAACTATCCGTGTTATGTATATACCttcattttatattcttttttttcttagttcATTATATACTGGTTCTTAATTTAAGACCATTACAAATTAATGATAACTGAGATTTTGTGAGAAGTGTCCTTGTGGTGATGTTGTGCCACTAATCTGATTTCCCAGCTAAATTCCTTTGTGTGTTATCCTAAACTAATTTGGTGTTCAGTTGGTTCTTGAAAATAAACTATCCATGTTATGCATGTACCTTCACCTTTGTGTTCTTTCTTATTTCTAAGATCACTATACTAGTCTGGGTTTTATTTAAGGCCATCATAAGTTTCTGATAACTGAGATTTTTTGGCAATTTTTCTTGTGGTGATATTATGAAACAAATCTGATATCCTTCTTGATGGGAAAATAAACCATCTGCATGAATACAAGCACTTTTCACAAAGTGTACAATGCTAGGTCAGAACATCAACCAAGAGATGGGGAGAAGAAATAGATGCTAAACAAACAAGAGAGGAAACGCCTTCAAGCACAAATTCCACAATATCCTAACCAAAGTAAAATTGCAGCTGACAGAAAAACTAAGAAACAATGGACCAAGAAATCTCCACCAACAATGGTTTGGAATGGAAGAAAAGTTATAATGAAAAAGGGCCAGCTACCTTATCTTAGAACCTTCAGAATTTGACCTTTTTCGGCTTCTCTGAGAGACAAGAAGCCCCTAAGAAGAAAATAGATCTGTTCTCTCTACTTTTTCTTCATAATTAAAGGCTTAAATAAGATATGTAACTGACTACATGGACTACCAACTACTGCCCATGTAACTGACTACATGGACTACCAACAACTACTTCACTAAGAAAATAGATCTTAGTGAAGCACTAagatttgacatttcctaaccttATGTTGTTTCAGTTTGGAAAAAGATTATATATGGTAGCTTAGTTTGGTTGTTTACTTTTATAGATTTACGTTTgaattgtaaaggttatcttTATCCATGTAATTTATTTGGTTTTGTATGTGTGGTATTTCCCATAGTCATTGTTGTGCTGCTTCTTGCTGCAGAGTGGACTGGTCCATTGAATCTAAATCATGTTGCCGACACCATACAAAAGCAACGAAGCTCTTCCATGAATGAATTTGAAATCTTTTACGATAGCAGCTCTAATACATGGCATGTAGATGGGGCTGGATTACAACGTTTTGTTCAAATGACAAATTGGCAGTATGCATTCTACTCCCTTTGTGACCATTCTGACCTTATCATTGGGTGTTGGCCAATTCTTGTGTTCTTATTGCTGTGAAGTATTCAacttcgtgtgtgtgtgtgtgtgtgtgcgcgtgtgtgtgtgtgtgcgcgcgcgcacgcacgcacacacacacatttcttatgcagcaCCTTATTGATAAAATTGTTAACCATAACACTTACATTTTGGAAATGATATGAAAATGGTTTTTTTGTATCGTATTTGCGTAAATTGCACTATAAGAAGGTACATTATGATGGATCATTTTTGCACTATATCTGTAAGAAAAATTCTGGAATTTAAGTGGTTACATGTCACTTTTACATACGTTTATAACTTAAGCTAAGCAAATTCACTGATGGAAAAATGAAACTATAGTACCTAAGAAGGAACATTAGCAAGCTAATGTAAAACTAAAAAGAAACAATAACTTCATTTGGGGAAAAGGTTGGATGAAGTTCAATTTGAAGAAGGTTATGTCAGACTAAAAATTCTTTAATAGTGCTGaatataatcaaatattttaatttttagaacTCTACGAAaccatcatttttctttttttcatagtCATTATAGACATAATTGAGAGTGACCCATGGTGCATTAGTGAGTTTTGTAGGTTGGGCTATATGTATTTGTCCCTCCACAAACTTTGTAGTGGTGGAAACCTTGTGCAATGAGGTTTCTTTTTCATTAAAGAACTTTTTTCTCACTGGTTGTTATCTTGCATGATAACCTGCTAAAAACTATCACATCTAATCTGGGGAGTACAAAATGTAACAAAATTAATTTGATTAAATTTGATTAATAATGTTTTTCAGAGGGGGCGAGGTGTGGTTCTATGTATCCCGTACTAAgaggatttatttatttttgttgaaaTTATCTGATAACATACGACATAACCTTAAATGTGGATCAGGTATTTGGAGTCTTTGAGAAGATTTCAGCATGTTTTGGAGGCATGTGGCGTGAACAAATCTCTAATTAAACGTGGAATTAAAGAAGGGGACACAGTCATCATATCAGAGGTACAATTTGCAATCCTCTTATTGGTTAAAGTTTTTGCTTAATGATTACAAGCTCAGCAGGTAGCGGGTTCTCAAAAttgaaattgttttttttttcttttaatttgatttgattaaCTCTGTTTTTGAAATTTTGTGGCAATTCACAAGATGGAAATGGTGTGGCATGATGAAATTGAAAAAAATGATTCATCGAGCGTGAGAAAACGAGCAATTGGTTCTGTAAAATGGCCGCAATTGTATTAGAAAAATTGTCAAGAAACTCTCTGGTACGAGGAAAGATTTACCTTTTAATTTAACCATAATTCTTCTGTAGCCTAAATGTAAGGTCTCTGCAAATTGCTTCTCAGCCCATATACACGGAGGATGAGTTGTGTGTACTCAGATGTTAACCCCAAACAATTTAACGTGTTAACACGAGCTTGGAAATATTCTCAAGGTAAGCTTTCTATTTCTGTCATGGTTTACAGTATAAGTAGGGAGTTTGAATCAATTCAGCTGAGTTGCATTTGCTACTTGCATATCAGCGGGCTGTATCAAATGCAATTTGCTCGCTTGAAAATGAAGATCCAACAGCGGACACTTTGACCGAGCCATCTGATTATCTCACCGACAGCGACAGTTGGATCATGCTGCCTCTGGTGCAGGTTGGGTCAGGTTCTTTGGGCGAACATGTGCTGGTTACACGTTGCGCGACCTCATGTTTGTTGTTCGAATGATGTTTGTACTAATGGTCACAATGctcatgatgtatgcaacatttgcCCCAATCTAATCTCATTTGCCAATGACCAAGGCTGTTAACTCTCTGTTAGCGTCATTCTTACACAGTCTATTGTGATTTCGGGATCATATCTCTCTCTCTTAACTTGTAAGGTGGTGGGTGGATTAGTGCAGGATGGAAGACATCAATATTTATACGCATGCACATATGTACCAAGCATTTGGATTGGTATGCTTTTGCATCCATTAGGGAAATGTTGTGGTAATGATTTGTACTCGTGGCTTCTATTGGATTTCTTATAATTTGGATGCATCAATACAGATGAATTGATTGGATAATCAATCAATGTTTCCATTTAGACTAATTCTATAAGCGAAAAAATTTGTTTTTGGATAGGAGGAATATTCTCGATTGCTTGCAGGAGAGAATTTTATTGAATACATTCGGAAACATTACAAAGGGTTTTATCTTTCTTTCATTTCATGAATTACTACAAAAAGGGTAAGACATTAAAAGATGCATTCATTGGTGTTTTATGCAATAACAACAGGAGGAGGAGTTGTAATGCATTACAGTCGCTTCCAAATCAATCGATCAATCAAAAGACACACAAAGTCATAAAATATGCGTAGATAATTGTACAAGACATATCTACCTACAATCTACAAGCATTTAGAACGGCTACAAGTGGACTGACTACTCACCGTGAAGCCAAAAAAAGACGACAAGTACGCCGCCAAGTACGGACAATCGAATGTCACCTTCAACCTGCCGTCTTAAGCTTTTCTCTTTGCATTGTAAGTTTTGTAATCGACCCATCTCATCCTCTTCCCCCTATTGCTCCTATTAACTACAAATGAGATAAAAAAGGCGTGTCCAATCTCCTATCCCCTTGTCGTTCTTGGCATGCCCACCGCAAAGCCCTTTTCCCCACGCATAAGCCAAACCCATCTACAAGAAGCCCAACCCCTGCATGCGATACATGCCTAACGCACTTCCCCCTTCCTTCTCCTGGTAGCAACTTGACACGGCATCAACCTTTCCCCCCTTTTTTGCGCGATGCATGCTCATAAAGACTGACTAGCCATGGTGGCATCAAAGATGTGGTGTTTGCATGCCAGCTCTCCTCTACCACGACCACGGCTCTCTATAGTGCGCTATCCGCAGGTGTCGTCTCCAGGTTTTCATCGGGTGCTTGATTCGATCACGAATGAAGAAGATGTGACTTTGGGGATCGTGCGTGCCATTGGTGATGAGAGAGCTCCATTAATGGCTTAAGATACTCGAGTCGGTGCATCTCCTCTGAGCTTCCCTTCGATTTGATGGAGGAATGACGTTTCCCTAATAATGCATGAATGAGGATCGCTGGCTGTGTGGATACATGCCGAACGCCACGCCACAAGTTCACGTAAAATCtatccacacacacacatatatatatatatatatagatttgtTTATATGCCTCTCATAGATTTCTCTGAATTTTCTGATGAGAAATATACTctcattcttcttcctcttattCTCGCTCATATTCGTGTCCAACTTTGTTCTGGTTACCTTAATTCATGTAATCTTTTATGACTATGATCTGACTCCATGCCCTATCATATTGCTATTGCTTGTTTGCTTACCACCATAGAGCCAAGTTTCTCTTTACTACAAATATGGAACTTCTCTCGATATCTACTCCATTAACGAAGACCAAATTTCTTGTCTTGCAGTTCGGTTAAAAGTGACCAACAACAATTAAGTCATAATGTCTCTATAGAGAAAATTGATGTAATCaacaatatatattatatatataattagtttcAGCATTACTGTCCCTGTGATTGCATGACACGGATCTCTTAAACTCCTTTCTGCCATTGGTTAGGAACTCGAAGAGTGCATGCGATTATTCTTGGCATTATGTGGATGAATCAACACACCTGAACTCGTCATGTGACCAATAATGTTCAAGATTTATGCCGAGTATGTGGAAGTTGATGAGGACAGTCTCAACAATTTAATGCCTAGATTGCTTGCTTCACCACCATTTTGGTTGCCTCGGAGCACTTTTTCGCAGCTTATATAAGGATGCGATGAAGATGGTGAGCTGCACAACCAGCCCAGCCTCCATTGCCACACCCAACTCTGTAGCTTCCTTGCTTGCTCTGTTCTAACCTCAGGAGCAAGAGAAGGGTTCGAAAATGCTGGTCATCACCATCGAGAACCCTTTGGCTACGGCAGCTGGCCTCGCCGGTAGTGtgcctcttcctctttctccctAATCCTTCTTCGTTTGCTTTGTTTGTCTATGTTCATGATATATGATGACAGAAAGCTCTTCTACTATAGTTCAGTAAAGCTTGATGAGCTCATAACAATCAAGCAAAGAAGTGATTGACCATCTCTGATCATTAATTTCCCAACTTAACGTGCCACGAGGATGTAGAAAAATTTGCATGAGTAGTACTACTTGTTGTATGAATGAATTTTGAGAGTATAGAAATGAGACTGGTAAGTATGTTTGGAGACATTTCTTTCATATGTAAGTAAtggtttcttttgttttcttcctTGTGCAGGAAATATTCTATCTTTTCTGGTGGTTTTGGCACCCATGTAAGCAAGCCACTCCCAACATTTATGTTCTTGATTCATTTGTGGTTCATAACATCATCAATCCATGTCTGCATCATTTGCCATTTCTTTCTGACAAGTATATGAAAAGGGTTCTTCGTGGTATTTGGCAGGCCAACATTCTACAAGATCTACAAGAAGAAATCCACAGAAGAGTTTGGTTCGGTGCCATACATGGTGGGCTTGTTCAGTGCCATGATGTGGATTTATTATGGTGCCCTTACAATGGATTTCCTGCTGCTCAGCATCAATGTTGGAGCTTCCCTTATCGAGACGGCCTATCTCATACTGTTCCTGATTTATGCCCCGGCGAAGCCCAGGGTAATCTTTGGTGTCTCACATATAGATTGGGAGCACAGCACAAAAGTTACAGTAGTAGAACATCTAAATCTTGTTTGATTCTTCATTAGTAGAACATCTCAAATTCCAATTTCTCAGAAATGAGGAAGATAAGAAACCAATTTGCTTGTTCTTGCTTCACCGCCATGTTTGACCAGTGCAATCAAACCATCTTCGTCTTCTTTCGTGCAGGCCTTCACGCTGAAGCTGGTATCCCTATTCAATGTTGGCGCCTACGGTTCGGTCGTCCTCTTCACCATGCTATTTCTCCGGGGAGGACGACGAACCAACATCGCAGGCTGGATCTGTGCCTCTTTCGCCTTCAGCTGTTTTGTGGCTCCGCTATCCATTATAGTAAGCTGACACCGTCGCAAACTGCGATGTGACACCCACCATCGCTACCGTCATCATCTTACATGGCAAACTTGATCTCTTGCAGAAGCAGGTGATAAGAACGAAGAGCGTGGAGTACATGCCGATCTCACTCTCCTTCTTCCTCACCGTGTCTGCAATTGCATGGCTCAGCTACGGTCTCCTTCTCGGCGATCTGCACGTAGCggtgagtctctctctctctctctctctctctctatccctaGCCGAAGTAGATGAGATCATGGATTAATGTTCCGGAGCTTCTGCGGCAGCTTCCCAATGTGGTGGGGTTCTTGTTCGGGGTAGCCCAAATCATCATTTACCTCGTCTACAAGAACGCGAAGAAGGATGATACGAAGACCAAGCTCGGCAACCAGCCCGCGGAAGCCACGGCTACAGCAGTGACTTCAGGCTCCGACATCGAACTCCCTGAGAAGCTGAGCACTCCACAAGCTGAGGTGTAGAGCCGTGTTGGGGTGGGGAAGAAGGAATCCATCAGATGATCTTCTAATAACATCATATTTAGTTTCATGGTTCCACTGACAGTGTTGCACtataatatgatatgatatgactaCTACTAGTATTGCATTGATCATTTAGAGGAATGGTGGGAATAAATTGACTCCGTCCATGTAATTGCTGTAATTTGATTTGCTCAGTAAGAATTATATATTACATACGTGCTGGTCATCCAATGGAAGTTTCATGTTGAATTccctattaaaaatatttttttgtaataattAGTGTCACATTGATCTTCTCAACCAACATATCCAATTTCTAAGAAATAGATTTCGACAATACTCCCTTAAGCTCATGTAATTATGACCACCTCCTCCTGCTTTGACTCTTAGTTTACTCATCTCTAATGATATAATTACAAAGTGATCTTGTCGAACATGTCTCTGAGGAACATTAATTCTCATAATCTTTTCTTATCCAACCGTTTAGTTTAACACACTCACATCAACATATCTATATTAAACATGAGGAGGATGTTTCATCGTAATTATAATCTTGATTGCAACCTAatcatgaagatgatgatgatgatggacgaGAACATTACCGATTTTAGCTGCTGTGTCATATCTTAAAATAAATGTACTCACATGATCAAGGTGTTATATCATATCATGACTAACTCGACTTGAGACTAATCAAATCAGGGGCATGAAAATGGATCGGTGAAGTCAATATTAATTTTGGCTCATCGAGCTATATCCATCATGTGACTAACTCGACTTGAGACTTGACGAGGGCAATAATGGTGATGGGACGTGGTTTGATGTCGTCTCGTGCCTCGGTTGATCTGATAGTACCTGATCGAACAGATCGAAACGTCggtcgaggcacattaacatcctactCAGGTTTGGTCCTTCACGTCACGCCAACACCGCTATCAGACGTTACAAGAAGTACGATCCTggtccctgcaagcgggcacatcaaacaacgaCAACCTTTACTATAAAAACCCCCACGCTTCGAGGAAACGGAGGAGGAGAGAAAAAGACAAAAACCCCCTGTGACTATCAACTGACTGGATCGTCGGAGGGGCTCGACCCGACCTGTGCgcagggacgaagacggagcGCCTCCCATCGTGtgcccaggcgaggagttcccttcTAGAGGAAACAGCCGTCCCGTTGCGATCGTACCATCACAGTCGGCCACCTCAACGGTCTCAAGGGTCGCTCAGGAAGATCCTCAATCATTCGGATCCGAACCCAGTcgtgttggccccgaggccatggcttcATATTGTTAAACTAATTAATCATGGAAATGGATCGGTGAAGTCAATATTGTTTGATTTTGGCTCATCGAGCTTCCGACTTGGAGTATTAATTGTCACACCGGTTCACTATTGTTGCAACCGACACACATCAACTACGACGTGCCACGTGGGGCATCAACAATTGTGGTATGCTGATGTCTGATGCGAGATGCTTGGGTTGACCAAGCGCCGCGTGCGTCGTCGTACTTGGATGACGTCGATCAAACGTCTCAAGCAACGGCACAAGAAGCCAAGATGTCGCCATGCACAGTAAACCATGATGCATGCGATTCTTGTGGAAACCATCCTTGCGATCCCCATCATTTATTGTAATGACAATGATTGGGGATGCTGAATCTAAATCCGATTACTTATTTATCTCTAATCCTTCTAATTAACTACTTTCATTTAGCTTAACCAAATAGGATAATTACGCAAATGCCTGAATTCTCACCGCAAAAGCATCCGCCCACCTACTCCCCGTTCCCGTCTGTCGATCGGCATGTGGGACCCAGCGGTGGAGCCATCGCTACCCCCACGAAAAGGGCACGGAGGTGACAGAGGTGAACCCAAAACGGGTCGGAGTtacttttaattattatttttttatctgagCCATGTTTACGATCACAGATTACAAACAAAGAAAAGGGTGGTTTTCTTTTGCGTACGCTCGTCGCCGAACCCACGCACCGACTCCTGGTTCTGTCCATCTTTTCTTACCCTCGCCTGCGAATCTGAGCCGTCGATTTCGGGGACCAacctaagatgatctatgatccGGCGACGTACGAACGTGTCAATCTCGGGTTGGCGGCATCAGACTGTCACGCCCCCCGCTTCCGTATCCGGACGCGGTGGGGCTCTTCCGGCGTCTCGGATGACCAAAACGGCCCTCGCCAATCCCCAGAAACACCTGCCTGCCACTCCGCCTTCGCACCGTCGAACTCGCACCGCCGACACACCTCCGTCTAGCTTGGTGCGGTCGGATCCGCTGTTCCCCCGAAACCAACGTCGGTCCATGGAATTCGGAATCTCTGTAGACGCGTGTCCCCGGGACACCACGCGCCCACATGGGGACGCGTCGGTGGACGATGCCATTAACCTCCGCTCACCTAGCAAACCTCCGTTACGAGACCAAAGACACTACGGTTCCCACGTGCAATCCATCTCGGCGGCCAATACCAAACCAGGTGGACGAGAGAGTAAACGCGGAACGAGTGGCCTCTCTGGGAACGTGGCGATTTCGTAATTGAGGGAAGGCTCCGAGGGTAGAATGGGATGTGACGGTTTTAAATGATTTATTGAGGGGACAAATAATAAATACGGCATTTTGCATCTTTCTTTGGCTCCTATATAAAACCAAGCGCACCCACGAAAGGATCGGCGACAGAGTTTTGAAAGCAGGACCGAGAGCATCGAGAGCGGAGCGCAGAGAAGGGGGCTCAGAGGAAATCGAGCAGAAGAAGTAGAAATAGCAGCGATCGCCATCGGAATCGGAATCGATCCCTTCGGTGGCCCGAATTCTCCCCGGTTCCCGTAACCCCGCTCGATCGCTCCATTGGTTATCGTTCCGGAACCTTCCAGAGCCCCTCCCACTTCCGCTCCGACacccaccaccgccgccgccggcgATCCAGGTCAATGGATATGTACGGACGCGACTCCGCCCCGGGTGGCGCCCGCCCCGATCCTGACACCGGCCTCGAAGGTAGGTCCTC
Coding sequences:
- the LOC135593259 gene encoding probable GTP-binding protein OBGC1, chloroplastic isoform X2: MASSPSIHPSDSTHEARASLGSNSSIFVQDIEGSDDEFLEFESDEDEVIVGYGSTHPEVEASDLDLESESDGELEGYLDGDNEFGNGEVKEKGVPAIMRCFDSAKIYVKAGNGGNGVVAFRREKFVPFGGPSGGDGGKGGDVYVEVDGAMNSLLPFRKNVHFRAGRGGHGQGRKQAGAKGEDVVVKVAPGTVIREAFKGGMLGEVLLELMHPGQRALLLPGGRGGRGNASFKSGTNKVPKIAENGEEGAEMWLDLELKLVADVGIVGAPNAGKSTLLSAISAAQPTIANYPFTTLLPNLGVVSLDFDATMVVADLPGLLEGAHRGFGLGHEFLRHAERCSVLVHVVDGSGLQPEYEFDAVRLELELFSPGLAEKPYIVVYNKMDLPEAYESWDSFEEHLQARGIQPFCSSAMNRQGTHDIVVAAYELLREERKSKRESEEWTGPLNLNHVADTIQKQRSSSMNEFEIFYDSSSNTWHVDGAGLQRFVQMTNWQYLESLRRFQHVLEACGVNKSLIKRGIKEGDTVIISEMEMVWHDEIEKNDSSSVRKRAIGSVKWPQLY
- the LOC135594278 gene encoding bidirectional sugar transporter SWEET14-like yields the protein MLVITIENPLATAAGLAGNILSFLVVLAPMPTFYKIYKKKSTEEFGSVPYMVGLFSAMMWIYYGALTMDFLLLSINVGASLIETAYLILFLIYAPAKPRAFTLKLVSLFNVGAYGSVVLFTMLFLRGGRRTNIAGWICASFAFSCFVAPLSIIKQVIRTKSVEYMPISLSFFLTVSAIAWLSYGLLLGDLHVALPNVVGFLFGVAQIIIYLVYKNAKKDDTKTKLGNQPAEATATAVTSGSDIELPEKLSTPQAEV